Proteins encoded in a region of the Burkholderia ubonensis subsp. mesacidophila genome:
- a CDS encoding arylamine N-acetyltransferase yields the protein MSKLGYLSDVEVSPAGLARLFDWYLSLGIPYETLSNLASGVLIKNAGQMLAAVLDGGGGHCVEHSVLLEAVLHEAGFDARLINADYHDERNGVRITLSKPLVVVRLDGGMWVCDPYYRNVMLPVPDAGALRTGEFEVTRVDAARFVLARIDGARVVDADHANLEWPLAMREAQFRTRYRQFSPFGVTAPFYQVLRPVRQAIFYSPRDDALLATKGASYQVFTPDRIDEHAWVPAHVRAGIAERLAAARAEREDALRFLESGLFPPFYERLQRVA from the coding sequence TTGTCAAAGTTGGGATACCTGAGCGACGTCGAGGTGTCGCCGGCGGGGCTCGCAAGGCTGTTCGACTGGTACCTGTCGCTCGGCATACCGTACGAGACCTTGTCGAATCTTGCGTCCGGCGTGCTCATCAAGAACGCCGGGCAGATGCTGGCGGCCGTGCTCGACGGCGGCGGCGGGCATTGCGTCGAGCACAGCGTGCTGCTGGAGGCCGTGCTGCACGAAGCCGGCTTCGACGCGCGGCTGATCAACGCCGATTACCACGACGAGCGCAATGGCGTGAGGATCACGCTGTCGAAGCCGCTCGTCGTGGTCCGGCTGGATGGCGGCATGTGGGTGTGCGATCCGTACTACCGGAACGTGATGCTTCCGGTCCCGGACGCCGGCGCGCTGCGCACGGGCGAGTTCGAGGTCACGCGCGTCGACGCCGCGCGCTTCGTGCTCGCCCGCATCGACGGAGCGCGCGTGGTCGACGCCGATCATGCGAATCTCGAGTGGCCGCTGGCGATGCGCGAAGCGCAGTTTCGCACGCGCTATCGGCAATTTTCGCCGTTCGGCGTGACGGCCCCGTTCTACCAGGTGTTGCGGCCGGTGCGGCAGGCGATCTTCTATTCGCCGCGCGACGACGCGCTGCTGGCGACCAAGGGCGCCAGCTACCAGGTCTTCACGCCCGACCGGATCGACGAGCACGCGTGGGTGCCCGCGCACGTGCGGGCCGGCATCGCCGAGCGGCTCGCGGCCGCGCGCGCGGAGCGCGAGGACGCGTTGCGCTTCCTCGAGTCCGGGTTGTTCCCGCCGTTCTACGAACGCCTGCAGCGCGTCGCCTGA
- a CDS encoding enoyl-CoA hydratase-related protein translates to MSYTTIEYACSDGVALVRLARPDRLNAWTPEMGAELADAFARAALDPEVRAIVLTGAGRSFCAGMDYACLSQTDENRARRRSTEFPPEMPRASERADFEGLFNYFPSIGKPVIAAINGPAAGSGFVLGLACDVRFASEDAVFATSFARTGLVAEHGIAWLLARAIGTANALDLLLTGRRVDAQEAKGLGLVNFVCPADALLERAMQYARDIARACSPRSLRIIKRQVWDASMQTLHESTGIANREMLDAFDSQDFKEAMNARAEGRPPRFVGA, encoded by the coding sequence ATGAGCTATACGACGATCGAATACGCGTGCTCGGACGGCGTCGCGCTGGTGCGGCTCGCGCGGCCGGACCGCCTGAATGCGTGGACGCCGGAAATGGGCGCGGAGCTGGCCGACGCGTTCGCCCGCGCGGCGCTGGACCCGGAGGTCAGGGCGATCGTCCTGACCGGGGCGGGCCGCAGCTTCTGCGCCGGGATGGACTACGCCTGCCTGTCGCAAACCGACGAGAACCGGGCGCGCCGGCGCAGCACCGAGTTCCCGCCGGAGATGCCGCGGGCGTCCGAGCGCGCCGATTTCGAGGGCCTGTTCAACTACTTTCCGTCGATCGGCAAGCCGGTGATCGCCGCGATCAACGGGCCGGCCGCCGGCAGCGGGTTCGTGCTCGGCCTCGCGTGCGACGTGCGATTCGCGTCGGAGGATGCGGTGTTCGCGACCTCGTTCGCGCGCACCGGCCTGGTCGCGGAGCACGGGATCGCGTGGCTGCTGGCGCGCGCGATCGGCACGGCCAACGCGCTCGACCTGCTGCTCACCGGGCGGCGCGTCGACGCGCAGGAGGCGAAGGGGCTCGGGCTCGTCAACTTCGTCTGCCCGGCCGACGCGCTGCTCGAGCGTGCGATGCAGTACGCGCGCGACATCGCCCGCGCGTGCTCGCCGCGCTCGCTGCGCATCATCAAGCGGCAGGTCTGGGATGCGTCGATGCAGACGCTGCACGAATCGACCGGGATCGCGAATCGAGAGATGCTGGACGCGTTCGATTCGCAGGACTTCAAAGAGGCGATGAACGCGCGCGCGGAAGGCCGGCCGCCGCGCTTCGTCGGCGCCTGA